From one Conexibacter woesei Iso977N genomic stretch:
- a CDS encoding ankyrin repeat domain-containing protein — protein MERLHREAKKLASAHARGEAEAVARAAEHRNDARKPLKLAGAQAVVAGEHGFSTWQRLRAYVEREEIWGEGLEHAFQVDVEYYEGRADGLLASAGDRTPGALARFEGEGQELTPAGARAVVARRHGFETWSALKRHVVALDEDGDPFRRAYLAVESGADGTLRQLLERFPELARANGTNGNALINMATDPGCVRTLLEAGADVAHANAHGWTPLHQAAYGDNAELAELLLSFDAPADVSGRGAGGTPLIVALFWGHHAVTEVLLRAGRWPDNLRVAAGTGDVARIAELVHLPDVAPSDASASVTEAAGALRSFYRPHGGFPAWAPSDDPQEILDEALAWAARSDRVEAIRALAERGAQLDADVYRGTALTWAAATGRTAAISELVSLGAAVDGRSTFGGPTHGEGVTPLHLAAQSGHTEAVKLLLSLGADPSLRDALHNGDAAGWAEVGDHPTLAALLRDR, from the coding sequence ATGGAGCGGTTGCACCGCGAGGCCAAGAAGCTCGCGAGCGCGCATGCGCGCGGCGAGGCTGAGGCTGTGGCGCGGGCGGCGGAGCACCGCAACGACGCGCGCAAGCCGCTGAAGCTCGCGGGCGCGCAGGCGGTCGTGGCGGGCGAGCACGGGTTCTCGACGTGGCAGCGGCTGCGGGCCTACGTGGAGCGCGAGGAGATCTGGGGCGAGGGGCTGGAGCACGCGTTCCAGGTCGACGTCGAGTACTACGAGGGGCGCGCGGACGGGCTGCTGGCGTCGGCAGGCGACCGCACGCCGGGCGCGCTGGCGCGGTTCGAGGGCGAGGGCCAGGAGCTGACGCCGGCCGGCGCGCGGGCCGTCGTGGCGCGGCGTCACGGCTTCGAGACCTGGAGCGCTCTGAAGCGCCACGTGGTCGCGCTCGACGAGGACGGCGACCCGTTCCGGCGGGCGTACCTGGCGGTCGAGTCCGGGGCCGACGGCACGCTGCGCCAGCTGCTGGAGCGCTTCCCGGAGCTCGCGCGGGCCAACGGGACCAACGGCAACGCCCTGATCAACATGGCGACCGACCCCGGCTGCGTCCGGACCCTGCTGGAGGCCGGCGCGGACGTCGCGCACGCCAACGCCCACGGCTGGACGCCGTTGCACCAGGCGGCCTACGGCGACAACGCGGAGCTCGCGGAGTTGTTGTTGTCCTTCGACGCCCCCGCGGACGTCTCCGGCCGCGGAGCGGGCGGGACACCGCTGATCGTCGCGCTGTTCTGGGGCCACCACGCGGTGACCGAGGTGCTGCTCCGCGCCGGGCGCTGGCCGGACAACCTCCGCGTCGCGGCCGGCACCGGCGACGTGGCCCGCATCGCCGAGCTGGTCCACCTCCCGGATGTGGCGCCCTCCGACGCGTCCGCCTCGGTGACCGAGGCGGCGGGCGCGCTGCGCAGCTTCTACCGCCCCCACGGCGGCTTCCCGGCGTGGGCGCCGAGCGACGATCCGCAGGAGATCCTCGACGAGGCGCTGGCCTGGGCGGCCCGCTCCGATCGCGTCGAGGCGATCCGGGCGCTGGCCGAGCGCGGCGCACAGCTCGACGCCGACGTCTACCGCGGCACCGCGCTGACCTGGGCCGCCGCCACCGGTCGCACGGCCGCGATCAGCGAGTTGGTGTCCTTGGGCGCGGCGGTCGACGGCCGCTCCACCTTCGGCGGCCCGACCCACGGCGAAGGCGTGACCCCGCTCCACCTCGCCGCCCAGTCCGGCCACACCGAAGCCGTCAAGTTGTTGTTGTCGCTCGGCGCCGATCCCTCTCTGCGCGACGCGCTGCACAACGGCGACGCAGCGGGCTGGGCCGAGGTCGGCGACCACCCCACCCTCGCCGCCCTCCTGCGCGACCGCTAG
- the rlmN gene encoding 23S rRNA (adenine(2503)-C(2))-methyltransferase RlmN has translation MDLQTLDTTLADLGQPAFRAKQVWEWTSRGVASYDAMTNVPAEVRSELTARVPFSTLEVTNEAHSKDGTVKALFKTVKDGRPVEAVLMRYRDGRRSLCLSSQSGCPLTCTFCATGTMKFGRNLTVSEILDQALHFRRIEEVDHVVFMGMGEPMMNLDNVLEACRRLPDVGVTHRRTAISTVGWVPGIERLTESDMPIRLALSLHAADEALRSKIMPVNDRYSLASVLEACDRFYEAKKRMVFIEYVMLKGVNDSYAQAVQLADVLDPKKYKINLIPYNPTGSYDGSGREAIAAFKAALEEHGIGATIRLTRGQDIDAACGQLAAKALASAS, from the coding sequence ATGGACCTCCAGACGCTCGACACCACCTTGGCCGACCTCGGCCAGCCCGCCTTCCGCGCCAAGCAGGTGTGGGAGTGGACCTCGCGCGGGGTCGCGTCGTATGACGCGATGACCAACGTCCCGGCGGAGGTACGCTCGGAGCTGACCGCGCGCGTGCCGTTCTCGACGCTCGAGGTCACCAACGAGGCGCACTCCAAGGACGGCACGGTCAAGGCGCTGTTCAAGACCGTCAAGGACGGGCGGCCCGTCGAGGCGGTCCTGATGCGCTACCGCGACGGGCGCAGGTCCCTGTGCCTGTCCTCGCAGTCCGGGTGCCCGCTGACGTGCACGTTCTGCGCGACGGGCACGATGAAGTTCGGGCGCAACCTGACGGTCAGCGAGATCCTCGACCAGGCGCTGCACTTCCGCCGGATCGAGGAGGTCGACCACGTCGTGTTCATGGGCATGGGCGAGCCGATGATGAACCTCGACAACGTCCTGGAGGCGTGCCGGCGGCTGCCCGACGTGGGCGTCACGCACCGGCGCACGGCGATCTCGACGGTCGGCTGGGTCCCCGGGATCGAGCGGCTGACCGAGAGCGACATGCCGATCCGGCTGGCGCTGTCGCTGCATGCGGCCGATGAGGCGTTGCGTTCGAAGATCATGCCCGTGAACGACCGCTACTCGCTGGCGTCGGTGCTGGAGGCGTGCGACCGCTTCTACGAGGCGAAGAAGCGCATGGTCTTCATCGAGTACGTGATGTTGAAGGGGGTCAACGACTCCTACGCGCAGGCGGTGCAGCTCGCCGACGTTCTCGATCCCAAGAAGTACAAGATCAACCTGATCCCCTACAACCCGACCGGGTCCTACGACGGGTCGGGGCGTGAGGCGATCGCCGCGTTCAAGGCCGCGCTGGAGGAGCACGGGATCGGCGCGACGATCCGGCTGACGCGCGGGCAGGACATCGACGCGGCGTGCGGCCAGCTGGCCGCCAAGGCGCTGGCGTCCGCCAGCTAG
- a CDS encoding pseudouridine synthase, whose translation MRLAKFLAHAGVASRRAAEEIIREGRVTVGGTIVTDPAHGVDDDGADDVAVDNRPVGIKDTKSVWLVHKPSGVVSTAKDTHNRRTVVDMVDSPRTRLYPVGRLDADSTGLILLTDDGDLANRLTHPRYEVPKTYVVSVGRGGIAVPEQELRRLREGVELDDGMTLPADVRQLRPGVLQITLREGRKRQVKRMCAEIGHPVHRLQRVAFGPLRLGDLGEGRVRRLSPAEVQRLRDAGARPGPVTG comes from the coding sequence ATGCGCCTTGCGAAGTTCCTCGCCCACGCCGGCGTCGCGTCCCGTCGCGCCGCCGAGGAGATCATCCGCGAGGGACGCGTGACCGTCGGCGGCACGATCGTCACCGACCCGGCGCACGGGGTGGACGACGACGGCGCCGACGACGTCGCGGTCGACAACCGGCCCGTCGGCATCAAGGACACCAAGTCGGTCTGGCTCGTCCACAAGCCCTCCGGCGTCGTCTCGACGGCCAAGGACACGCACAACCGCCGGACGGTCGTCGACATGGTCGACAGCCCCCGCACGCGCCTCTATCCCGTCGGCCGCCTCGACGCCGACAGCACCGGCCTGATCCTCCTGACCGACGACGGCGACCTCGCCAACCGCCTCACGCACCCGCGCTACGAGGTCCCCAAGACCTACGTGGTGTCGGTCGGGCGCGGCGGGATCGCGGTCCCGGAGCAGGAGCTCCGCCGGCTCCGCGAAGGCGTGGAGCTCGACGACGGCATGACGCTGCCCGCCGACGTCCGCCAGCTCAGGCCCGGCGTCCTGCAGATCACGCTGCGCGAGGGCCGCAAGCGCCAGGTCAAGCGCATGTGCGCGGAGATCGGCCACCCGGTCCACCGCCTGCAGCGGGTCGCGTTCGGCCCGCTCAGGCTCGGCGATCTCGGCGAGGGCCGCGTCCGGAGGCTCAGCCCGGCCGAGGTCCAGCGCCTGCGCGACGCAGGGGCACGACCTGGGCCCGTGACGGGCTGA
- a CDS encoding sensor domain-containing diguanylate cyclase, translating to MAPSAARRVLVLALLAGCLALLPFLRDSLGEARWFLPAVLTAAAAFDLLTAVLLAVQFLGHGTSQRLLLACAFLGAGLLAVVHLLVAPGALTTGGVFAASSDQAPAWLWAIGHAGLPLGLAAALWGGPAVVRRRLAGPTARRTRALVWAFLVVFLGACALTAAVVALGDDLPTVVRHHRLSSFGVAIGPLVIGLDLVALVVVARRGRRSAIERRLLVVVACVLAGTALTLATLDRDTVGWYASMTLELVASALLLSLLLGELRRLGELGRVADAAAGAVDPLTGAKTRSSALVAAERLNAARAAGAPLGLALLDVDGLRAIGDAHGPLAADAVMAAVATRLRELLRDADVLGRAGDEGFLILLPDTDADGVTQAVDRAIAAIREQKVGTWAHDVRTTASAGIAMVGSGDDAVAVALVAADLALNQAKAHGRDQVVSPSRAQVVPLRRAGAGPRPG from the coding sequence ATGGCGCCCTCAGCCGCCCGTCGTGTGCTCGTGCTCGCCTTGCTGGCCGGGTGCCTCGCGCTGCTCCCGTTCCTGCGCGACTCGCTGGGCGAGGCGCGCTGGTTCCTGCCGGCCGTCCTGACCGCGGCCGCCGCGTTCGACCTGCTGACCGCGGTCCTGCTGGCCGTGCAGTTCCTCGGCCACGGGACGTCGCAGCGGCTGCTGCTCGCGTGCGCGTTCCTGGGCGCGGGGCTGCTGGCGGTCGTGCACCTGCTCGTCGCGCCGGGCGCGCTGACGACCGGCGGCGTCTTCGCCGCCAGCAGCGACCAGGCGCCCGCGTGGCTGTGGGCGATCGGGCACGCCGGCCTGCCGCTCGGCCTCGCCGCCGCGCTCTGGGGCGGTCCGGCGGTCGTGCGCAGGCGCCTCGCGGGGCCGACCGCGCGCCGGACGCGCGCGCTGGTCTGGGCGTTCCTGGTGGTCTTCCTCGGCGCGTGCGCGCTGACCGCGGCGGTCGTCGCGCTCGGCGACGACCTCCCGACGGTCGTGCGCCACCACCGTCTCTCCTCCTTCGGCGTCGCGATCGGGCCGCTCGTGATCGGGCTGGACCTCGTGGCGCTCGTGGTCGTCGCCAGGCGCGGCCGGCGCAGCGCGATCGAGCGGCGGCTGCTGGTCGTCGTCGCGTGCGTCCTGGCCGGGACCGCGCTGACGCTGGCGACGCTCGACCGCGACACGGTCGGCTGGTACGCGTCGATGACGCTGGAGCTGGTCGCCTCGGCGCTGTTGTTGTCCTTGTTGCTCGGCGAGCTGCGCAGGCTCGGCGAGCTGGGCCGCGTCGCCGACGCGGCGGCCGGCGCGGTCGACCCGCTGACGGGTGCGAAGACGCGCTCGTCCGCGCTGGTCGCCGCCGAGCGGCTGAACGCGGCGCGGGCCGCGGGCGCGCCGCTGGGGCTGGCGCTGCTCGACGTCGATGGCCTGCGGGCGATCGGCGACGCCCACGGCCCGCTGGCGGCGGACGCCGTGATGGCCGCGGTCGCGACGCGGCTGCGCGAGCTGCTGCGCGACGCCGACGTGCTCGGCCGCGCGGGCGACGAGGGCTTCCTGATCCTGCTGCCCGACACCGACGCCGACGGCGTCACGCAGGCGGTCGACCGCGCGATCGCGGCGATCCGCGAGCAGAAGGTCGGCACGTGGGCGCACGACGTCAGGACGACGGCGTCGGCGGGGATCGCGATGGTCGGCTCCGGCGACGACGCGGTCGCGGTGGCGTTGGTCGCCGCGGACCTGGCGCTCAACCAGGCCAAGGCGCACGGGCGCGACCAGGTGGTCAGCCCGTCACGGGCCCAGGTCGTGCCCCTGCGTCGCGCAGGCGCTGGACCTCGGCCGGGCTGA
- the aroH gene encoding chorismate mutase, whose product MRLFALRGAITVDVNRSEEILDATEALMREIMTRNTLTPQDVVSCLFTVTEDLDAEFPAVAARRLGFDQVPLMCAREIPVPGSLPRVIRVLMHYYAADDHESRHVYLGDARKLRMDLESAQ is encoded by the coding sequence ATGCGGCTGTTCGCACTCCGAGGCGCCATCACCGTCGACGTCAACCGGTCCGAGGAGATCCTCGACGCGACCGAGGCGCTGATGCGCGAGATCATGACGCGCAACACGCTGACGCCGCAGGACGTCGTCAGCTGCCTGTTCACGGTCACCGAGGACCTCGACGCCGAGTTCCCGGCCGTCGCGGCGCGGCGGCTGGGCTTCGACCAGGTCCCGCTGATGTGCGCGCGCGAGATCCCGGTCCCGGGCTCGCTGCCGCGGGTGATCCGGGTGCTGATGCACTACTACGCGGCCGACGACCACGAGTCGAGGCACGTCTACCTCGGGGACGCGCGCAAGCTGCGCATGGACCTCGAGTCCGCGCAGTAG
- a CDS encoding pyridoxal phosphate-dependent aminotransferase, which yields MAIEFSAAVKRIPVYPAAGAYALPEDVALLASNESPEPPLEPVVAAVAAILTGVNRYPDPTNAKLRGALSDRYDVPVSRIAIGNGSCDILLAAGEALLEPGAELVYAWPAFSVYPHLAAATGATDIRVPLNDAQEHDLDAMLAEITAATRLVLVCNPNNPTSTAIPLDDIARFLDAVPKHVCVILDEAYCEYNTLDDPDASIDLLSKHPNLVLLRTFSKVYGLCGLRVGYALCGSDTFVTAVNQVRQPFFCNAAAQAAAVESLRHGDAVAARVERAVVARIELEDGLNDLGIAPAASQANFAWFDLPVPDGQDTTEFEREIVTGLTEQGILVRAGGALGRPGALRVTYGTPQQNQRFLAGLSSLLS from the coding sequence ATGGCGATCGAGTTCTCAGCAGCCGTCAAGCGCATCCCGGTCTACCCGGCGGCCGGGGCGTATGCCCTGCCCGAGGACGTCGCGCTGCTGGCGTCCAACGAGTCGCCGGAGCCGCCGCTGGAGCCGGTGGTCGCCGCGGTCGCCGCGATCCTGACCGGCGTCAACCGCTATCCAGACCCGACCAACGCCAAGCTGCGCGGCGCGCTGAGCGACCGCTACGACGTCCCGGTCTCGCGCATCGCGATCGGCAACGGCAGCTGCGACATCCTGCTCGCCGCGGGCGAGGCGCTGCTGGAGCCCGGCGCCGAGCTGGTCTACGCGTGGCCGGCGTTCAGCGTCTACCCGCACCTCGCGGCCGCGACCGGCGCGACCGACATCAGGGTCCCGCTCAACGACGCCCAGGAGCACGACCTCGACGCGATGCTCGCCGAGATCACGGCGGCGACGCGGCTGGTCCTGGTCTGCAACCCCAACAACCCGACGTCGACCGCGATCCCGCTCGACGACATCGCACGCTTCCTCGACGCCGTTCCGAAGCACGTCTGCGTGATCCTCGACGAGGCCTACTGCGAGTACAACACGCTCGACGACCCGGACGCCTCGATCGACCTCCTGAGCAAGCACCCCAACCTGGTCCTGCTGCGCACGTTCTCCAAGGTGTACGGGTTGTGCGGGCTGCGCGTCGGCTACGCGCTCTGCGGCTCCGACACGTTCGTGACGGCCGTCAATCAGGTCCGCCAGCCGTTCTTCTGCAACGCCGCCGCGCAGGCCGCGGCGGTCGAGTCGCTCAGGCACGGCGACGCGGTCGCCGCCCGCGTCGAGCGCGCCGTCGTCGCGCGGATCGAGCTGGAGGACGGGCTGAACGACCTCGGCATCGCGCCCGCCGCCTCGCAGGCCAACTTCGCGTGGTTCGACCTGCCGGTCCCGGACGGCCAGGACACCACGGAGTTCGAGCGAGAGATCGTCACGGGCCTCACCGAGCAGGGCATCCTCGTCCGGGCCGGCGGCGCCCTCGGCCGCCCGGGCGCGCTGCGTGTGACCTACGGCACGCCGCAGCAGAACCAACGCTTTCTGGCAGGGCTTTCCTCGTTGCTGAGCTGA
- the aroF gene encoding 3-deoxy-7-phosphoheptulonate synthase, with amino-acid sequence MIVMKPTATEEQVQAVITRIESVGATAHPSRGEEVTIIGAIGDREHVQRLGLEGHEGVEKVVPILKPYKLASTQIRDGQRTVLEIGGRRIGGDHFALIAGPCTVETRDQTLDTADAMLAAGATMFRGGAYKPRTSPYAFQGLGQEGLRLLAEAKQRTGLPIVTELMDARDIEAVAEVADVIQIGARNMQNYPLLSEIGRSGIPVLIKRGLSATLEELIMASEYVLKEGNEQVMLCERGIRTFETAYRFTLDLTAIPVLKEMTHLPIVVDPSHAAGRRALVEPLSLAAAAAGADGIIVETHPEPDEAICDGPQQIRVDQFNAYARKVELAAELAGKLPYGAAAAQGAAA; translated from the coding sequence ATGATCGTCATGAAGCCCACGGCCACCGAAGAGCAGGTCCAGGCCGTGATCACGCGCATCGAGTCCGTCGGTGCAACCGCGCACCCCAGCCGCGGGGAGGAGGTGACGATCATCGGCGCCATCGGCGACCGCGAGCACGTGCAGCGCCTCGGCCTCGAAGGCCACGAGGGCGTGGAGAAGGTCGTCCCGATCCTCAAGCCCTACAAGTTGGCCTCGACCCAGATCAGGGACGGCCAGCGCACCGTGCTCGAGATCGGCGGGCGCAGGATCGGCGGCGACCACTTCGCGCTGATCGCCGGCCCGTGCACGGTCGAGACGCGCGACCAGACGCTCGACACCGCCGACGCGATGCTCGCCGCCGGCGCCACGATGTTCCGCGGCGGCGCCTACAAGCCGCGCACGTCGCCCTACGCCTTCCAGGGTCTCGGTCAAGAGGGCCTGCGCCTGCTGGCGGAGGCCAAGCAGCGAACCGGCCTGCCGATCGTCACCGAGCTGATGGACGCGCGCGACATCGAGGCCGTCGCCGAGGTCGCCGACGTCATCCAGATCGGCGCGCGCAACATGCAGAACTACCCGCTGCTGAGCGAGATCGGCCGCTCCGGCATCCCGGTCCTGATCAAGCGCGGGCTGTCGGCCACGCTGGAGGAGCTGATCATGGCCTCCGAGTACGTGCTCAAGGAGGGCAACGAGCAGGTGATGCTCTGCGAGCGCGGCATCCGGACGTTCGAGACCGCCTACCGCTTCACGCTCGACCTCACGGCGATCCCGGTGCTCAAGGAGATGACGCACCTCCCGATCGTCGTCGACCCGTCGCACGCCGCCGGGCGCCGCGCGCTCGTCGAGCCGCTGTCGCTGGCCGCCGCCGCGGCGGGCGCCGACGGCATCATCGTCGAGACCCACCCGGAGCCCGACGAGGCGATCTGCGACGGCCCACAGCAGATCCGCGTCGACCAGTTCAACGCCTACGCGCGCAAGGTCGAGCTGGCCGCCGAGCTGGCCGGCAAGCTGCCGTACGGCGCCGCGGCCGCCCAGGGCGCAGCCGCCTAG
- a CDS encoding prephenate dehydrogenase/arogenate dehydrogenase family protein, whose translation MPDAGAEPSPRVGLLGLGLIGGSVGLAARERLNAHVSGFDPDPDVRARALERGAIDHAVEDVGDLAGSDIIVVAAPVQALAERIAEACAVAPDAVVTDVGSTKRALVEGAPKDSNYIGSHPLAGAEVAGVEHARANLFDNATWYLTPRADSEGILLERLHRFVAGIGAVPTVIGHAEHDRLMAAFSHVPHVVANALVAQAARALGDEAIPVVGPSFRDATRVAGANPPLWAGIYDANREAILTGLDDTIALLQEARALLATAGTEPVEAWQREIGDQRRALLDVGMTGGALSELRYVVPNRPGVVADLALTLSRAGINIHDMSLSPQPDFRSGEVALWVADDHADRARALVEEVLAP comes from the coding sequence GTGCCGGACGCCGGCGCAGAGCCGTCGCCACGGGTCGGCCTGCTCGGGCTCGGCCTGATCGGCGGCTCCGTCGGCCTGGCCGCGCGTGAGCGACTCAATGCCCATGTGTCGGGGTTCGATCCGGACCCCGACGTGCGGGCGCGTGCGCTGGAGCGCGGGGCGATCGACCATGCGGTCGAGGACGTCGGCGACCTCGCGGGGAGCGACATCATCGTGGTCGCCGCACCGGTGCAGGCGCTCGCGGAGCGGATCGCCGAGGCGTGCGCGGTCGCTCCCGACGCGGTCGTGACCGACGTCGGCTCGACCAAGCGGGCGCTCGTCGAGGGGGCGCCCAAGGACTCCAACTACATCGGCAGCCATCCGCTGGCGGGCGCGGAGGTCGCGGGCGTCGAGCATGCGCGCGCGAACCTCTTCGACAACGCGACCTGGTACCTGACCCCGCGCGCGGACTCCGAGGGGATCCTGCTCGAGCGGCTGCATCGCTTCGTCGCGGGGATCGGCGCCGTGCCGACCGTCATCGGCCACGCCGAGCACGACCGCCTGATGGCCGCGTTCTCCCACGTCCCGCACGTGGTCGCCAACGCGCTCGTCGCGCAGGCGGCGCGCGCGCTGGGGGACGAGGCGATCCCGGTCGTCGGCCCCTCGTTCCGCGACGCCACGCGCGTGGCGGGCGCCAACCCGCCGCTGTGGGCCGGGATCTACGACGCCAACCGCGAGGCGATCCTCACCGGCCTCGACGACACGATCGCCCTGCTGCAGGAGGCGCGCGCGCTGCTCGCCACGGCGGGCACCGAGCCGGTCGAGGCCTGGCAGCGCGAGATCGGCGATCAGCGCCGCGCCCTCCTCGACGTCGGGATGACCGGCGGCGCGCTCTCCGAGCTGCGCTACGTCGTCCCCAACCGCCCCGGCGTGGTCGCCGACCTCGCCCTCACCCTCTCCCGAGCAGGGATCAACATCCACGACATGAGCCTCTCTCCCCAGCCCGACTTCCGCAGCGGCGAGGTCGCGCTGTGGGTCGCCGACGACCACGCCGACCGCGCCCGCGCGCTGGTCGAGGAGGTGCTTGCACCGTGA
- the aroA gene encoding 3-phosphoshikimate 1-carboxyvinyltransferase encodes MSAATKSVRFEPARKLKGSVTPPADKSISHRAAIFGAMAAEPVRVENYLMAEDTISTLNAVRQLGALVTVDESTNLVTVRGTGLRNTTELDAPIDVGNAGTLMRLLPGWLAGQEGRSYTLDGDASIRRRPVDRIAEPLRRMGAEIDATDDRLPPFTVHGSRLRSIAYELPVASAQVKSCVLLAGLVADGATTVIEPAPSRDHTERMLAAAGVTVHRNGRHITVTNVDELVLDDLVVPGDPSSAAFLIAAGVLVPGSRIQVAGSGTNWTRTGFHRIVRRMGGIVVGELEEALGEGVVGTEPIGDLEIAHGPLTGTVVEPDEVPLAIDELPLVALLGCFAEGETVVRGAEELKFKESDRIATVVDGLNGLGGDLEATDDGFVVRGTGGLRGGTIHSHGDHRLAMLGAIAGLASQEGVEVVGMEAAEVSYPAFASDIAALLG; translated from the coding sequence GTGAGCGCCGCCACGAAGTCCGTGCGCTTCGAGCCCGCGCGCAAGTTGAAGGGGTCGGTCACGCCGCCGGCCGACAAGTCGATCTCGCACCGCGCCGCGATCTTCGGCGCGATGGCCGCCGAGCCGGTCCGGGTCGAGAACTACCTGATGGCCGAGGACACGATCTCGACCCTCAACGCGGTGCGCCAGCTCGGCGCGCTGGTGACGGTCGACGAGAGCACCAACTTGGTCACGGTCCGCGGCACGGGCCTGCGCAACACCACGGAGCTCGACGCACCGATCGACGTCGGCAACGCGGGGACGTTGATGCGCCTGCTGCCCGGCTGGCTGGCGGGGCAGGAGGGACGCTCCTACACGCTCGACGGCGACGCCTCGATCCGCAGGCGGCCTGTCGATCGCATCGCGGAGCCCTTGCGGCGCATGGGCGCCGAGATCGACGCGACCGACGACCGGCTGCCGCCGTTCACCGTCCACGGCTCCAGGCTGCGCTCGATCGCCTACGAGCTGCCGGTCGCCAGCGCCCAGGTCAAGTCGTGCGTGCTGCTCGCCGGCCTCGTGGCCGACGGCGCGACGACCGTGATCGAGCCCGCGCCGTCGCGCGACCACACCGAGCGGATGCTCGCCGCCGCGGGCGTCACCGTGCACCGCAACGGGCGCCACATCACGGTCACCAACGTCGACGAGCTGGTCCTCGACGACCTCGTCGTCCCCGGCGACCCGTCCAGCGCAGCGTTCCTGATCGCTGCGGGTGTCCTTGTGCCCGGCTCCCGGATCCAGGTCGCGGGCAGCGGGACCAACTGGACGCGCACCGGCTTCCACCGGATCGTCCGGCGGATGGGCGGGATCGTCGTCGGCGAGCTGGAGGAGGCGCTCGGCGAGGGCGTCGTCGGCACCGAGCCGATCGGCGACCTCGAGATCGCCCACGGCCCGCTGACCGGCACGGTCGTCGAGCCCGACGAGGTCCCGCTGGCGATCGACGAGCTGCCGCTCGTCGCGCTGCTCGGCTGCTTCGCCGAGGGCGAGACGGTCGTGCGCGGGGCGGAGGAGCTGAAGTTCAAGGAGTCCGACCGGATCGCGACCGTCGTGGACGGCCTCAACGGCCTCGGCGGCGACCTCGAGGCGACCGACGACGGCTTCGTCGTGCGCGGCACCGGCGGCCTGCGCGGCGGGACGATCCACTCCCACGGCGACCACCGCCTGGCGATGCTCGGCGCGATCGCCGGGCTGGCGTCGCAGGAGGGCGTCGAAGTCGTCGGGATGGAGGCCGCCGAGGTCTCCTACCCGGCGTTCGCCAGCGACATCGCGGCGCTGCTGGGCTGA
- the cmk gene encoding (d)CMP kinase: MAIDGPAGAGKSTVARAVARALGFTYLDTGAMYRTVALASTRGLDEAGALDIGFDGDAVMLNGEDVSGLIRTAEISERASVVANDPEVRRAMVAQQRLIIAGGDYVAEGRDVATVVAPDAEVKVYLTASPQERARRRAQDLGVDDVEAVARDLAARDERDQSHGRTIHEPAPGAVPLDTTGLSVDEVVGEIVERVKTVRA; the protein is encoded by the coding sequence GTGGCCATTGATGGACCTGCCGGAGCCGGCAAGTCGACCGTGGCGCGCGCCGTTGCGCGCGCGCTCGGCTTCACCTACCTGGATACCGGAGCGATGTACCGGACGGTCGCGCTCGCGTCCACGCGCGGCCTCGACGAGGCCGGCGCGCTCGACATCGGCTTCGACGGCGACGCCGTGATGCTCAACGGGGAGGACGTCTCCGGGCTGATCCGGACCGCCGAGATCTCCGAGCGCGCGTCGGTCGTCGCCAACGACCCCGAGGTGCGCCGCGCGATGGTCGCCCAGCAGCGGCTGATCATCGCCGGCGGCGACTACGTGGCCGAGGGGCGCGACGTCGCGACCGTGGTCGCGCCCGACGCCGAGGTCAAGGTGTACCTGACGGCGTCACCGCAGGAGCGCGCGCGGCGGCGCGCGCAGGACCTCGGCGTCGACGACGTCGAAGCAGTCGCCCGGGACCTGGCGGCGCGCGACGAGCGCGACCAGAGCCACGGGCGCACGATCCACGAGCCGGCGCCCGGCGCCGTTCCGCTGGATACGACAGGCTTGTCCGTAGATGAAGTGGTTGGAGAGATCGTGGAACGTGTGAAGACGGTGCGCGCATGA